A stretch of the Zonotrichia albicollis isolate bZonAlb1 chromosome 29, bZonAlb1.hap1, whole genome shotgun sequence genome encodes the following:
- the ABCA7 gene encoding phospholipid-transporting ATPase ABCA7 isoform X4, with product MAVGTQLGLLLWKNFTYRRRQRIQLAIEILWPLFLFLILISVRRSHPPFKQHECHFPNKALPSAGTLPWLQGIICNMNNPCFRHPTAGEAPGVVGNFDGSIVSRLLSEARQVLHRGHGQRLLSSFARLLPALRRLRDSGNQRRALPVREYLREDETFSRFLRANTSLPPGLVDELMGARLSPRIFSLASLRLPLKVLVCNASVLGGFLVGSDADSTRSLQQELCALPSSQLRAMEGSFLAQMDFPRLLAEQLSSELGGIAGTVEALGSFLRDAASLMEEVSSMPSLAELRQEIEGLRAPNSSTGAFRALSRIACGHPEGGGLRIPSLNWYEDNDVKAFLDRNTSEHKPVASGSTSPFCRELLHSLESSPLSQIFWRGIKPLFVGKILYTPPGPGPDSIMAEVNRTFRELAVLGELGGAWQELGPRIYTVLNSSLEMQVLQELLLAPSTAQILDGFLNGTSWKLPELVTFLTGPAGGPGLTWHQVYADVDAVLSTLSQFMKCVCLDKIEAVATEEQLVARALELLEEQQFWAAVVFQPPINATAPGLPPHVRYKIRMDIDDVTRTNKIKDRFWDPGPAADPFSDLRYVWGGFVYIQDLVEQAVVRVHTGAAPRTGVYVQQMPYPCYVDDVFLRVLNRSLPLFMTLAWIYSVAMIIKGVVHEKETRLKETMKTMGLSSGILWLSWFLSSFIPFLLSSALLVLILKLGNILPYSNPAVIFLFLGTFSVATISQCFLISTFFPRANLASACGGIIYFSLYLPYVLCVAWRDYITFPLRVLVSLLSPVAFGFGCDYFSLYEEQGVGIQWHNLAASPVPGDPYSFAASMGLLLLDAVLYGLATWYIEGVFPGQYGIPKPWNFPFLKSYWFGESSSSGHSLYHSSSHTAPQVLVEEPPADLQPGVSIRNLVKVYGSSGHAAVNGLSLDFYEGQITSFLGHNGAGKTTTMSILTGLLPPTSGTAYILGWDIRSDIDSIRKSMGMCPQHNVLFDILTVEEHVWFYGRLKGLSEQQVQEEMEQLLQDTGLPHKRREQTRNLSGGMQRKLSVAIAFVGGSRVVILDEPTAGVDPFSRRSIWELLLKYRKGRTIILSTHYMDEAELLGDRTAIISQGQLCCCGSPLFLKARLGTGYHLTLVKRDRSGTGGSTGTVPGVTKKDGSDSEHSSDTGLGSERGSDASAVDVAQLSALIQKLVPGSRLVEDIGHEVLFVLPYSGARDGAFGELFRELDARLGELGVSSYGISDTTLEEIFLKVAEDTALDADTAGTMKGAAPGEMGDGDVADGELEEPRETDLLRGPACGRVRGWALTCRQLRALFTKRMLHARRSTRGFLAQIVLPAVFVCIALLFSLIVPPFGRYPPLQLQPWMYGQQFTFFSNDAPGDPDTARLLEALLAEPGFGTKCMKEEGKGAGLCPPASHPDGFSTPSVPPSLLEVLQRGNWTRAKPSPPCQCSGPGAHRMLPECPEGAGGLPPPQVQRGTGDILQNLTGRNISDYLVKTYPQIIRQELRNKKWVNEQRYGGFSLGAGSSQALPSAAEVDQAVLELRVLLNITLGSPSDRLLANLSRFIEGLDARRNVKVWFNNKGWHAMVSFLNVASNGLLRARLPPGTDPARFGITATNHPLNLTKEQLSEAALMATSVDVLVSICVIFAMSFVPASFVVFLIEERVSKAKHLQFVSGMKPITYWLGNFAWDMCNYLVPALLVILIFLCFQQESYVSSANLPSLVLLLLLYGWSITPLMYPASFLFSIPSTAYVALTCINLFIGINGSVATFVLELFVDQNLNDINRVLKKVFLIFPHFCLGRGLIDMVKNQAMADAFERFGDKRFVSPLSWELAGKNMFAMAIEGIVFFLFTLLLQYHRFFLRLGPRALELPSLGDEDHDVARERARVGNIPPHGHLLLLKDLTKVYRRRKAPAVDRLCVAIPPGECFGLLGVNGAGKTSTFKMLTGDTEVTLGEAWLKGHSVLTDLQSVHQHMGYCPQFDAITDLLTGREHLEFYSRLRGIPEEETPRVAQWGITALGLAPHADRPAGKYSGGNKRKLSTAIALLGCPPVVFLDEPTTGMDPQARRFLWERILGVIRDGRSVVLTSHSMEECEALCTRMAIMVNGRFRCLGSVQHLKNRFGDGYTVVVRAGGPGPAAVQALLQQHFPGIVLREQHGGLLQYHLPARVTSLAAVFRLLAAHRGPCHIEDYSVSQTTLDQVFMHFAQEQSDGDAGEATASGQDVAASPGRRLSRFLEDDSYQESAV from the exons ATGGCCGTGGGcacccagctggggctgctgctctggaagAACTTCACCTACCGCCGGCGGCAGCGG ATCCAGCTGGCTATCGAGATCCTGTGGcccctcttcctcttccttatCTTGATCTCAGTGCGGCGATCCCACCCGCCCTTCAAGCAGCATGAGT GCCACTTTCCCAACAAGGCGCTGCCCTCTGCGGggaccctgccctggctgcagggcaTCATCTGCAACATGAACAACCCCTGCTTCCGACACCCCACGGCGGGAGAGGCCCCGGGCGTGGTGGGCAACTTCGATGGCTCCAT CGTGTCCCGGCTCCTGAGCGAAGCCCGGCAGGTCCTGCACCGCGGGCACGGGCAGCGCCTCCTGAGCAGCTTCGCCCGGCTCCTGCCCGCCCTGCGCCGGCTCCGGGACAGCGGCAACCAGCGGAGGG ctctgccggTGAGGGAATACTTGAGAGAGGACGAGACTTTCTCCCGGTTCCTGCGGGCCAACACATCCCTGCCCCCGGGGCTGGTGGATGAGCTGATGGGGGCTCGGCTCAGCCCCCGCATC TTCTCCTTGGCGAGCCTTCGCCTCCCGCTGAAGGTCCTGGTCTGCAACGCCTCGGTGCTGGGGGGATTCCTGGTGGGCAGCGACGCCGACTCCACCCGGAGCCTGCAGCAAGAGCTCTGCGcgctgcccagctcccagctccgTGCCATGGAGGGCTCCTTTCTCGCCCAGATGGACTTCCCACGGCTCCTGGCG GAACagctgagctcagagctgggcggAATCGCCGGCACCGTGGAAGCTTTGGGCAGCTTCCTGCGGGATGCAGCATCCCTGATGGAGGAG GTCTCCTccatgcccagcctggctgagctgcgTCAGGAGATTGAGGGGCTGAGGGCCCCCAACAGCAGCACGGGTGCATTCAGAGCCCTGTCCCGCATCGCCTGTGGCCACCCCGAGGGCGGGGGGCTCAGGATCCCCTCCCTCAACTGGTACGAGGACAACGATGTCAAAGCCTTCCTGGACCGTAACACCTCAGAGCACAAACCCGTGGCCTCAGGCAGCACCA gtcccttctgcagggagctgctgcacagcctggaGTCCAGCCCCCTGTCACAGATCTTCTGGAGGGGGATCAAGCCCCTCTTTGTGGGGAAGATCCTGTACACCCCACCTGGGCCTGGCCCTGACAGCATCATGGCTGAG GTGAACCGAACCTTCCGGGAGCTGGCggtgctgggggagctggggggtgcctggcaggagctgggaccCCGAATCTACACCGTCCTCAACAGCAGCCTGGAGATGCAGGTGCTCCAG gagctgctgctggcccccagcacagcccagatcCTGGATGGGTTCCTCAATGGCACCTCCTGGAAGCTGCCAGAGCTGGTCACGTTCCTGACGGGGCCAGCAGGGGGACCAGGCCTCACCTGGCACCAGGTGTACGCTGATGTGGACGCAGTGCTGAGCACGCTGTCACAGTTCATGAAG TGTGTCTGCCTGGACAAGATCGAGGCAGTGGCCACCGAGGAGCAGCTGGTAGCccgagccctggagctgctggaggagcagcagtttTGGGCTGCAGTGGTCTTCCAGCCCCCCATCAATGCCACAGCCCCCGGGCTGCCACCCCACGTCCGCTACAAGATCCGCATGGACATCGACGATGTCACGAGGACCAACAAGATCAAGGACAG GTTTTGGGacccaggccctgcagctgacCCCTTCAGTGACCTGCGCTACGTCTGGGGGGGCTTCGTGTACATCCAGGACCTGGTGGAGCAGGCAGTGGTGAGGGTGCACACTGGGGCTGCCCCACGGACCGGGGTCTACGTCCAGCAGATGCCCTACCCCTGCTACGTGGATGATGT GTTCCTGAGGGTCCTGAACCGCTCGCTGCCTCTCTTCATGACTCTGGCCTGGATCTACTCCGTGGCCATGATCATCAAGGGGGTGGTGCACGAGAAGGAGACACGTCTCAAGGAGACCATGAAGACCATGGGGCTGAGCAGCGGGATCCTCTGGCTCAGCTGGTTCCTCAGCAGCTtcatccccttcctcctcagctctgccctccttGTCCTCATCCTCAAG ctgggaaacatcctgcccTACAGCAACCCAGCagtcatcttcctcttcctcggcACCTTCTCAGTGGCCACCATCAGCCAGTGCTTCCTCATCAGCACCTTCTTCCCCCGTGCCAACCTGGCCTCGGCGTGCGGTGGCATCATTTACTTCTCTCTGTACCTGCCCTACGTGCTGTGCGTGGCCTGGCGTGACTACATCACCTTCCCGCTCCGTGTCCTTGTG agcctgctgtccCCCGTGGCCTTTGGTTTTGGCTGTGATTACTTCTCCCTCTATGAGGAACAAGGGGTGGGCATCCAGTGGCACAACCTGGCTGCCAGCCCCGTGCCAGGAGACCCGTACAGCTTTGCTGCAtccatggggctgctgctgctggatgcTGTCCTCTATGGCCTGGCCACCTGGTACATCGAGGGTGTCTTCCCAG GTCAGTATGGGATCCCCAAGCCCTGGAATTTCCCCTTCCTGAAGAGCTACTGGTTTGGGGAATCATCCTCATCTGGGCACTCCCTGtaccacagcagctcccacactgCACCCCAAG TGCTGGTGGAGGAGCCacctgctgatctccagcccgGCGTCTCCATCCGCAACCTGGTGAAGGTTTATGGCAGCAGCGGCCATGCAGCCGTCAACGGGCTGAGCCTGGACTTCTACGAGGGGCAGATCACATCCTTCCTGGGCCACAACGGCGCTGGAAAGACCACCACCAT GTCCATCCTGACTGGCCTCCTGCCCCCCACCTCGGGCACTGCCTacatcctgggctgggacatCCGCTCCGACATCGACAGCATCCGCAAATCCATGGGGATGTGTCCCCAGCACAACGTGCTCTTCGACAT CCTGACGGTGGAGGAGCACGTCTGGTTCTACGGGCGGCTGAAGGGGCTCTCGGAGCAGCAggtgcaggaggagatggagcagctgctccaggacacGGGGCTGCCCCACAAGCGCCGGGAGCAGACCAGGAACCTCTCTG GTGGGATGCAGAGGAAGCTCTCGGTGGCCATCGCCTTCGTGGGCGGCTCCCGCGTGGTGATCCTGGACGAGCCCACGGCCGGCGTGGATCCCTTCTCCCGCCGCAGcatctgggagctgctgctcaagTACCGCAAAG GTCGCACCATCATCCTGTCCACCCACTACATGGACGAGGCGGAGCTGCTGGGGGACCGCACTGCCATCATCtcccagggccagctctgctgctgtggctccccCCTCTTCCTCAAGGCCAGGCTTGGCACTGGGTACCACCTCACCCTGGTGAAGAGGGACAGGAGCGGGACAGGCGGCAGCACCGGCACCGTCCCCGGTGTCACCAAAAAG GATGGCAGTGACTCGGAGCACAGCAGTGACACCGGCCTGGGCAGCGAGCGGGGCAGTGATGCCAGCGCCGTGG ATGTGGCCCAGCTGTCGGCGCTGATCCAGAAGCTGGTCCCCGGCTCCAGGCTGGTGGAGGACATCGGGCACGAGGTGCTGTTTGTCCTGCCCTACAGCGGGGCCAGGGATGGGGCCTTTGGGGAGCTGTTCCGCGAGCTGGACGCGCGCCTGGGCGAGCTGGGGGTCTCCAGCTACGGCATCTCTGACACCACCCTGGAGGAG ATATTCCTGAAGGTGGCTGAGGACACAGCACTGGACGCTGACACTGCAG GCACCATGaaaggagcagcccctggcgAGATGGGAGACGGGGATGTGGCTGATGGAGAGCTGG AGGAGCCCCGGGAGACCGACCTGCTGCGGGGCCCGGCGTGCGGGCGGGTGCGGGGCTGGGCGCTCACCTGCCGCCAGCTCCGCGCCCTCTTCACCAAGAGGATGCTCCACGCCCGCCGCAGCACCCGCGGCTTCCTGGCGCAG ATCGTGCTCCCCGCCGTGTTCGTGTGCATCGCGCTGCTCTTCAGCCTCATCGTGCCGCCCTTCGGGAGGTACCCAccgctgcagctgcagccctggatgTACGGGCAGCAGTTCACCTTcttcag CAACGATGCCCCTGGAGATCCCGACACAGCGCGGCTGCTGGAGGCGCTCCTGGCCGAGCCCGGCTTCGGCACCAAGTGCATGAAGGAAGAGGGGAAGGG GGCAGGCCTGTGCCCCCCAGCTTCCCATCCTGATGGATTCTCAACCCCTTCAgtgcccccatccctgctggaggtgctgcagcGTGGGAACTGGACACGGGCAAAGCCATCCCCACCGTGCCAGTGCAGCGGGCCAGGGGCACACAGGATGCTGCCCGAGTGTCCCGAGGGGGCCGGGGGGCTCCCCCCACCCCAG GTGCagaggggcacaggggacaTCCTTCAGAACCTGACGGGCAGGAACATCTCTGACTACCTGGTGAAGACCTATCCCCAGATCATCCGTCAGGA GCTGAGGAACAAGAAGTGGGTGAATGAGCAGAG GTACGGCGGCTTCTCCCTgggtgctggcagctcccaggccCTGCCATCGGCAGCGGAGGTGGATCAGGCGGTGCTGGAGCTCCGTGTGCTGCTCAACATCACCCTG ggcagcccctcGGATCGGCTCCTGGCCAACCTCAGCCGCTTCATTGAGGGCTTGGATGCACGCAGGAACGTCAAG gtCTGGTTCAACAACAAGGGCTGGCACGCCATGGTCTCCTTCCTCAACGTGGCCAGCAATGGGCTGCTGCGAGCCCGGCTGCCCCCCGGCACCGACCCCGCACGCTTCGGCATCACGGCCACCAACCATCCCCTGAACCTCaccaaggagcagctcagcgAGGCCGCCCT GATGGCCACCTCTGTGGACGTGCTGGTCTCCATCTGCGTGATCTTCGCCATGTCCTTCGTCCCGGCCAGCTTTGTTGTCTTCCTCATTGAGGAGAGGGTCAGCAAGGCCAAGCACCTCCAGTTTGTCAGCGGGATGAAGCCCATCACCTACTGGCTGGGCAACTTCGcctgggacatg TGCAACTACCTGGTGCCCGCGCTGCTGGtcatcctcatcttcctctGCTTCCAGCAGGAATCCTACGTGTCCTCGGCCAACCTGccctccctggtgctgctgctgctgctctacGG aTGGTCCATCACCCCCCTGATGTATCCAGCCTCCTTCCTcttcagcatccccagcactgcctACGTGGCCCTGACCTGCATCAACCTCTTCATTGGCATCAATGGCAGCGTGGCCACCTTTGTGCTGGAGCTCTTTGTGGACCAG AACCTCAACGACATCAACCGTGTCCTGAAGAAGGTTTTCCTCATCTTCCCCCACTTCTGCTTGGGCCGAGGCCTCATTGACATGGTGAAGAACCAGGCAATGGCTGATGCCTTTGAGAGGTTTG GGGACAAGCGCTTCGTGTCCCCCCtctcctgggagctggcagggaagAACATGTTTGCCATGGCCATCGAGGGCATTGTCTTCTTCCTCTTCACCCTCCTGCTGCAGTACCACCGCTTCTTCCTGCGCCTGGG CCCACGGGCTCTGGAGCTGCCCTCGCTGGGAGATGAGGACCACGACGTGGCCAGGGAGCGGGCGAGGGTGGGCAACATCCCCCCACACGGCCACCTCCTGCTTCTGAAGGACCTGACCAAG GTGTACCGGCGCAGGAAGGCTCCGGCCGTGGACCGGCTCTGCGTGGCCATTCCCCCCGGGGAG TGCTTTGGCCTCCTGGGGGTGAACGGTGCTGGGAAAACATCCACCTTCAAGATGCTGACAGGGGACACGGAGGTGACGCTGGGGGAGGCCTGGTTGAAGGGGCACAG cGTGCTCACCGACCTCCAGTCTGTCCACCAGCACATGGGTTACTGTCCCCAGTTTGATGCCATCACGGACCTGCTGACGGGGCGGGAGCACCTGGAGTTCTACAGCCGCCTGCGTGGCATCCCAGAGGAAGAGACCCCCAGG GTGGCTCAGTGGGGCATCACCGCTCTGGGGCTGGCCCCACACGCCGACCGGCCGGCGGGCAAATACAGCGGGGGCAACAAACGCAAACTCTCCACGGCCATCGCCCTCCTCGGCTGTCCCCCCGTTGTTTTCCTG gatgagcccacGACGGGGATGGACCCGCAAGCCCGGAGGTTCCTGTGGGAGCGAATCCTTGGTGTGATCCGGGACGGACGGTCCGTGGTGCTCACATCCCACAG CATGGAGGAGTGCGAGGCGCTCTGCACCAGGATGGCCATCATGGTCAACGGCCGCTTCCGCTGCCTGGGCAGCGTCCAGCACCTCAAGAACAG GTTTGGGGATGGGTACACGGTGGTGGTGCGGGCGGGGGGCCCTGGCCCGGCAGCGGtgcaggccctgctgcagcagcatttccctggcATTGTGCTGCGGGAGCAGCACGGGGGGCTGCTGCAGTACCACCTCCCTGCCCGTGTCACCTCCCTGGCCGCCGTCTTCAGACTTCTGGCCGCCCACCGTGGCCCCTGCCACATAGAGGACTACTCAGTGTCCCAGACCACGCTGGACCAG GTCTTCATGCACtttgcccaggagcagagcgATGGGGACGCCGGGGAAGCGACAGCCTCAGGACAGGATGTGGCCGCCAGCCCCGggaggaggctgagcaggtTCCTGGAGGATGACAGCTACCAGGAAAGCGCTGTCTGA